A window of Ignavibacterium sp. contains these coding sequences:
- a CDS encoding ATP-binding protein, translated as MSEQKFPIKYFLIFLAVIIVIIISGYAFYNSAKKDIEHEWNQQISSIKELKLQQIEKEQFQRIKIIESFIKNTAISQLLSEIITNSADTTQIQKANRWIKELQTNFAFGDIYLLDSNATIILTTDQERKLQRSFLREEIKIVAGKDSASVSNLYVRDNRNLLQAIVLPLNRSNSRIGYLWAEVSFFEYFYPILFYSQKEYDKAEFLLVKKNGDIGFLLKNFIGDSNQDIQTIPLKEEERKAFQDAALKEDEVRELQFGNQSMFVSVRSIPGTDWFLAAKVDEGTVVSSAKNIATAIIIVVILLIILAAALTYAVWKRSTLDYIQRTLKLRKEKDELSERYTSLTKYANDVIITINKDGKILEANRKAFEIYGYNHAELIGKNFIELSNNREFDLKKIEEARINDEGILFESTHRKKDGSNIPVEISAKHINQDGEKIIIAIIRDFTERKKLESELIQAKEHAEEMNRLKTYFLANISHELRTPMNGILGYAEMLMMDLNDPKLREMASMIFKSSRRLHDTLDSLIDLSKLESQVQKLELENIELVTVLEDIKASFEGFAKEKGLSLTSEHKHPRIYFSTDPRIFNKIISNILSNAIKYTSKGEIKLLTDFRDGKIIIKISDTGIGISADNLSKIFEPFRQESEGFNRKYEGTGIGLTLTKKFVELLEGNLDIDSEVGKGTTVTITLPVRETKEVSKPKVEQKPEIKEPVKPQPIKEEKIELHIEKKEEKILPKVLLVEDDEVNSRLIKIMLEGNFDITWAFDSSEALSLVNSFSYDIILMDINLKGELNGIETTREIRKLEQYKEIPIIAVTAYAMHDEREKILNSGFTGYLSKPFKKDDLIRTLNDVLIKNIS; from the coding sequence ATGTCAGAACAAAAATTTCCCATAAAATATTTCCTCATCTTTCTTGCAGTAATAATTGTAATCATTATTTCAGGATATGCGTTTTACAATTCTGCAAAAAAGGATATTGAGCACGAATGGAATCAACAGATAAGTTCAATCAAAGAATTAAAGCTTCAGCAAATAGAAAAGGAACAGTTTCAACGAATAAAGATAATTGAATCTTTCATTAAGAATACTGCAATCTCACAATTACTTTCAGAAATCATAACTAATTCTGCTGACACAACACAAATTCAAAAAGCAAACAGATGGATAAAGGAATTACAAACAAACTTTGCATTTGGTGATATTTATCTTCTTGATTCAAACGCTACAATTATTCTCACAACAGATCAGGAAAGAAAACTTCAGCGAAGTTTTTTAAGAGAAGAAATTAAAATTGTTGCAGGAAAAGATTCAGCAAGCGTTAGTAACCTTTATGTGAGAGATAACAGAAATTTACTTCAGGCAATTGTTCTTCCACTTAATCGAAGCAATTCGAGAATTGGTTATTTGTGGGCTGAAGTTTCATTCTTCGAATATTTCTATCCGATTTTATTTTACTCGCAAAAAGAATATGACAAAGCAGAATTTCTTCTAGTCAAGAAAAACGGGGATATAGGATTTCTTCTCAAAAATTTTATTGGTGATTCCAATCAGGATATTCAAACAATTCCACTTAAAGAGGAAGAAAGAAAAGCTTTTCAGGATGCAGCACTAAAGGAAGATGAAGTAAGAGAGCTTCAATTCGGCAATCAATCAATGTTTGTGTCAGTTCGATCTATTCCCGGCACAGATTGGTTCCTTGCTGCAAAAGTAGATGAAGGCACTGTTGTAAGTTCAGCTAAAAATATTGCAACAGCAATTATCATTGTTGTGATTTTATTAATCATTCTTGCTGCAGCACTCACTTATGCTGTTTGGAAACGCAGCACTCTGGATTACATTCAGAGAACATTAAAGTTAAGAAAAGAAAAAGATGAACTTTCCGAGCGTTACACTTCGCTTACTAAATATGCTAATGATGTGATAATTACGATAAACAAAGATGGAAAAATTCTGGAGGCAAACAGAAAAGCTTTTGAAATTTATGGCTACAATCACGCTGAATTAATTGGAAAAAACTTTATCGAATTAAGTAACAATCGTGAATTTGATCTTAAAAAAATTGAAGAAGCAAGAATTAATGATGAAGGTATTCTGTTTGAATCAACTCATCGTAAAAAAGATGGAAGTAATATTCCGGTTGAGATAAGTGCAAAGCATATTAATCAGGATGGCGAAAAAATAATTATTGCCATTATAAGAGATTTTACAGAGCGAAAGAAACTTGAATCTGAATTAATTCAGGCAAAAGAACATGCCGAAGAGATGAACCGGCTTAAAACATATTTTCTTGCAAACATCAGCCACGAACTTCGTACACCGATGAATGGAATTTTGGGATATGCAGAAATGCTCATGATGGATTTGAATGATCCAAAACTCCGTGAAATGGCTTCAATGATTTTCAAGAGCAGCAGAAGATTACACGATACTCTTGATTCGCTTATTGATTTATCCAAATTGGAATCTCAGGTACAGAAACTTGAGCTTGAGAATATAGAATTAGTTACAGTGCTTGAAGATATTAAAGCTTCATTTGAAGGTTTTGCAAAAGAAAAAGGATTATCATTAACATCGGAACATAAACATCCAAGAATATATTTCAGCACTGACCCAAGAATCTTTAACAAAATAATTTCGAACATTCTTAGCAATGCAATTAAGTATACTTCAAAAGGCGAAATCAAATTATTAACTGATTTCAGAGATGGAAAAATTATTATTAAAATTTCTGATACTGGAATCGGGATTTCTGCAGATAATCTCAGCAAAATCTTCGAACCATTCCGACAGGAGAGTGAAGGATTTAACCGAAAGTATGAAGGTACAGGAATAGGTTTAACGCTTACCAAAAAATTTGTTGAATTACTTGAAGGCAATCTTGATATTGATAGTGAAGTTGGCAAAGGAACAACTGTAACTATAACATTACCAGTAAGAGAAACTAAAGAAGTTTCCAAACCTAAGGTTGAACAAAAACCAGAAATCAAAGAACCGGTTAAACCTCAGCCAATTAAAGAAGAAAAGATTGAATTACATATCGAAAAGAAAGAAGAAAAAATTCTTCCCAAAGTATTATTGGTTGAAGATGATGAAGTTAATTCAAGACTGATTAAAATAATGCTCGAAGGAAATTTTGATATCACCTGGGCTTTTGATTCTTCAGAAGCATTGTCGTTAGTTAACAGTTTTTCTTATGATATAATTCTGATGGATATAAATCTTAAAGGTGAACTAAACGGAATTGAGACCACAAGAGAAATCAGGAAACTCGAGCAGTACAAAGAAATTCCCATAATTGCCGTAACAGCTTATGCTATGCACGATGAAAGAGAAAAAATACTAAACAGCGGATTTACGGGATACCTATCCAAACCTTTCAAGAAAGATGACCTTATTAGAACTCTCAATGATGTTCTGATAAAAAATATTTCCTGA
- a CDS encoding TIGR02757 family protein, with protein MNRLKTKLEKIYSEYSKLENTSDPLHLIHQLKDKKDIEVFAFLASVFAYGNIKQINKVLSEFLRASDNKPYRFVRTFSQKNNFIVKHRFYSESDVRNLISLLQFILKDYDSLGNYFKQFYSDEHSTVKKSVSGFSNSLLSIYENNFGEASQGIKFMFPIPEKGSACKRMNLFLRWMVRKDNLDFGLWEFVPPKKLIIPVDTHIAKISHRLGLTERKNVTWKMAEEITNNLRKFDKDDPVRFDYALCHFDMIKENSDYSIKI; from the coding sequence ATGAATAGACTTAAAACAAAACTGGAAAAAATCTACTCTGAATATTCAAAGCTTGAAAATACTTCTGATCCGCTTCATTTAATTCATCAATTAAAAGATAAAAAAGATATTGAAGTATTTGCTTTTCTTGCTTCGGTTTTTGCTTATGGAAATATCAAACAAATCAATAAAGTATTGTCTGAATTCCTGAGAGCATCGGATAATAAACCTTATAGATTTGTTCGAACATTTTCACAAAAAAATAATTTCATTGTTAAGCATAGATTTTATTCTGAAAGTGATGTCCGGAATTTAATTTCTCTTCTGCAATTCATTCTGAAAGATTATGATTCACTCGGAAATTATTTCAAGCAATTTTATTCTGATGAACATTCCACTGTAAAAAAATCTGTTTCGGGATTTTCAAATTCATTATTAAGCATTTATGAGAATAATTTCGGTGAGGCAAGCCAGGGAATAAAATTTATGTTTCCAATTCCCGAAAAAGGAAGTGCCTGCAAAAGAATGAATTTGTTTTTGAGATGGATGGTAAGAAAAGATAATCTCGATTTTGGATTATGGGAATTTGTTCCTCCGAAAAAACTCATCATTCCTGTTGATACTCACATTGCAAAAATTTCACATCGGCTTGGTTTAACTGAAAGAAAAAATGTTACATGGAAAATGGCTGAGGAGATTACCAATAATCTTAGAAAATTTGATAAAGATGATCCGGTAAGATTTGATTATGCACTTTGCCATTTTGATATGATAAAAGAAAATTCTGATTATTCAATTAAAATCTGA
- a CDS encoding YCF48-related protein: MRNLIFYFVLSLFISSTYSQSSWNWISPEPPNKRVYSSVLVDGKAFLWCEDNCVIKLDTRSESFEIMPVYAKQNNSSLGDFTEQGIAFIDSMIGYITDISKGEFRTTDGGKNWSIKSTPGSTSYLVTFGSRNRGWKLGPNGFFITNDAGLSWTLTPSPPFFGGYGYFSKIFALNENQVWVLRSFHFSGDEGSIYYSSNAGYNWRKINTGLNSSVSHQVRYTDIKINSSGIGFAIGNITKPDSNVVFSFIQRTTDMGVTWSIVEFRDGIYKNIISISDSEWIFLGHNPGIFSTENTVIQRKTTDLGHTWSYSEPLTDFHSNSFFYSSLFSDDNQTIYVFASSGIFKSVDKGNTYQKITSERDIFLSNVVFDSKPINADSQLGVAYSKWYGKNYLLTTNGGYTWHKKSLPNEFGYIWKVGIAENVIYMIIEQTKIIKSTDFGATWIQLTPPVYYTGLQALSVYNKDIIAFAAYKNLISSTDGGNSWIKGPLLSNVFFTSTNIVSPGNIFGVGIYFTNSTEQGFLLNSYDYGLSWHLIDYESRVEKIQMLNERTGYALSKNKLLKTTNSGKSWRPVLDSYEDLILDNFIFLDSVKGIVNEKDKFHSTTNGGATWERDYLSMPISTMTDMTFNAKGDLFVIGKGSMVMIPFGSGPIPGSKENYDNITNLDFNLFQNYPNPFNPSTKISWQSPVGGHQTLKVYDVLGNEIVTLVNEYRDAGIYEVEFPDVGTRHASSLPSGVYFYKLQVGNFVETKKMILLR; this comes from the coding sequence ATGAGAAATTTAATATTTTATTTTGTTCTATCTTTATTTATATCATCAACTTATTCCCAATCCAGTTGGAATTGGATTTCTCCTGAACCACCAAATAAAAGAGTGTATTCGTCGGTATTAGTTGATGGCAAAGCTTTCTTATGGTGTGAGGATAATTGTGTTATTAAACTTGATACTCGCTCTGAAAGCTTTGAAATAATGCCTGTTTATGCCAAACAAAATAATTCCTCGCTCGGCGATTTTACTGAACAGGGGATTGCCTTTATTGATTCTATGATTGGTTATATTACTGATATCTCTAAAGGAGAATTCAGAACCACAGATGGAGGGAAAAACTGGAGTATTAAATCGACTCCAGGTTCGACCAGCTATTTAGTTACCTTTGGTTCAAGAAACAGAGGTTGGAAATTAGGCCCAAATGGATTTTTCATTACTAATGATGCTGGTCTCAGTTGGACTTTGACTCCGAGTCCACCTTTTTTCGGTGGGTATGGTTATTTTTCAAAAATCTTTGCTTTGAATGAAAATCAAGTTTGGGTATTGCGAAGTTTTCACTTTAGCGGAGATGAGGGTTCTATTTATTATAGTTCAAATGCAGGTTATAACTGGCGAAAAATTAATACCGGTCTCAATTCAAGTGTCTCTCATCAGGTTCGATATACAGATATAAAAATTAATTCATCGGGAATTGGTTTTGCAATAGGAAATATTACGAAACCAGATAGTAATGTTGTTTTTAGCTTTATTCAAAGAACAACTGATATGGGAGTTACTTGGTCAATAGTCGAATTTCGAGATGGAATTTATAAAAATATTATATCTATTAGTGATAGTGAATGGATTTTCCTTGGACACAATCCTGGTATTTTTTCTACAGAAAATACTGTTATTCAGAGGAAAACTACCGACCTTGGGCATACTTGGAGTTACTCAGAACCATTAACAGATTTTCATAGTAATTCTTTTTTTTATTCTTCTTTATTTTCAGATGACAACCAAACAATTTACGTATTTGCAAGTTCGGGAATTTTCAAATCTGTGGATAAAGGTAATACTTATCAGAAAATAACCTCAGAAAGGGATATTTTTTTAAGTAATGTTGTTTTTGATTCTAAACCAATCAATGCTGATAGTCAATTAGGTGTTGCTTATAGTAAATGGTATGGCAAGAATTACTTGTTGACAACAAATGGAGGATATACCTGGCACAAAAAATCTCTCCCCAATGAATTTGGTTATATATGGAAAGTGGGAATTGCAGAGAATGTTATTTATATGATAATCGAACAAACCAAAATAATAAAGTCAACTGACTTTGGAGCAACCTGGATTCAGTTAACTCCACCGGTTTACTACACCGGACTACAGGCATTGAGTGTTTATAACAAAGATATCATTGCATTTGCAGCATATAAAAATTTAATTTCATCCACTGATGGTGGCAATTCTTGGATAAAAGGACCTTTATTATCAAATGTTTTCTTTACAAGCACTAACATTGTAAGTCCGGGAAATATATTTGGTGTAGGAATATATTTTACAAATTCTACCGAGCAGGGATTTCTACTTAATTCTTATGATTATGGACTCTCCTGGCACTTAATTGATTATGAAAGCAGAGTGGAAAAAATTCAGATGCTTAATGAAAGAACTGGTTATGCTTTATCAAAAAATAAATTACTTAAAACAACAAACTCAGGAAAATCCTGGAGACCAGTTCTGGACTCTTATGAAGATTTAATATTAGACAATTTTATTTTTTTAGATTCAGTTAAAGGAATTGTGAATGAAAAAGATAAATTTCATTCAACTACTAATGGTGGAGCTACTTGGGAAAGGGATTACCTGAGTATGCCAATTAGTACAATGACTGATATGACTTTTAATGCAAAGGGAGATTTATTCGTAATCGGTAAAGGATCTATGGTTATGATTCCGTTTGGCTCAGGACCAATACCAGGTTCAAAAGAAAATTATGATAATATAACCAATCTGGATTTCAATCTATTTCAGAATTATCCAAACCCATTCAACCCAAGCACAAAGATCAGTTGGCAGTCGCCAGTAGGCGGTCATCAAACATTAAAAGTTTATGATGTTCTTGGAAATGAAATTGTCACATTAGTGAATGAATACCGAGATGCGGGAATATATGAAGTTGAATTTCCTGATGTAGGGACGAGGCATGCCTCCTCTCTACCAAGTGGAGTTTATTTTTACAAACTGCAGGTTGGCAACTTTGTCGAAACAAAGAAAATGATTTTATTGCGATAG
- a CDS encoding T9SS type A sorting domain-containing protein yields MKRFLLTIFLLISTSVFPQQASDYFPSATGYLWNYQVTPLDSLNNPLTNLTFFRQDSFALVQSYQGRTANIVLSKEGPLQTILLQSYTDSIFYSFQGTDGYEYFSVSGIETFLNQLDSLGLDPNFNFLNFFRSLQDWYSVYRFAANTGTRYTLLQKDTLISTYNIRFKYSAVRNNDQTINTVLGTFDCKKFTTQWEFSYLLGPIPIPLFSIEDTNWIAPGNWLVKAYQPSKGVDLSLLGIPPFYIPGRTIDVIDQIVGVDDESLVVNEFKLYQNYPNPFNPSTKISWQSPVGAHQTLKVYDVLGNEIVTLVNEYRDAGRYEVEFPNVETRHASSLPSGVYFYKLQVGNFVETKKMILIK; encoded by the coding sequence ATGAAAAGATTTTTATTGACAATTTTTTTACTAATTAGTACTTCAGTTTTTCCTCAGCAAGCGAGTGATTATTTCCCATCAGCAACCGGCTATTTGTGGAATTATCAGGTAACACCATTGGATTCACTAAATAATCCTCTTACAAATCTTACTTTCTTCAGACAGGACTCTTTTGCTCTTGTTCAATCATATCAGGGCAGAACTGCCAATATTGTTCTTTCCAAAGAAGGACCTTTGCAAACAATTCTTTTGCAGTCATACACAGATTCTATTTTCTATAGCTTTCAGGGAACAGATGGTTATGAGTATTTCAGTGTTTCGGGTATTGAAACTTTCCTGAATCAATTAGATTCACTTGGATTAGATCCTAATTTTAACTTTCTGAATTTTTTCAGATCACTCCAGGACTGGTATTCTGTTTACAGATTCGCCGCTAACACTGGAACAAGATATACGCTTCTTCAAAAAGACACATTAATTTCAACATACAATATCAGATTTAAATATTCTGCCGTAAGAAATAATGATCAAACCATAAACACAGTCTTAGGCACATTCGATTGTAAAAAGTTTACAACGCAATGGGAGTTCTCTTATTTGTTAGGACCAATTCCTATTCCGTTATTTTCGATAGAAGATACAAACTGGATTGCACCAGGCAATTGGTTAGTGAAAGCATATCAACCATCAAAAGGAGTTGATTTATCTCTGCTCGGAATTCCACCTTTCTATATTCCCGGAAGAACAATTGATGTAATTGATCAAATAGTTGGTGTGGATGATGAATCATTAGTAGTAAATGAATTTAAACTTTACCAGAATTATCCAAACCCATTTAACCCAAGCACAAAAATCAGTTGGCAGTCGCCAGTAGGCGCTCATCAAACATTAAAGGTTTATGATGTTCTTGGAAATGAAATTGTCACATTAGTGAATGAATACAGAGATGCAGGAAGATATGAAGTTGAATTTCCTAATGTAGAGACAAGGCATGCCTCGTCTTTACCAAGTGGAGTTTATTTTTACAAACTGCAGGTTGGCAACTTTGTCGAAACAAAGAAAATGATACTGATAAAATAA
- a CDS encoding TonB-dependent receptor, which translates to MSTIFLTFLIIFSFISYSQSFELTGRITDPEFTPIPGVNVYLLNTSFGDATNEKGYFQIKNVPAGNYELEISAIGYAKKRQKIFINKNMNIDFILIPEAIKTDEIIVTAGKYEQKKSELPVSTEIIYGTKLIERNFRNLESAMRFVPGVNMTEDQISIRGSSGYSRGAGARALVTIDGLPFYTGDTGEIVWEMIPTTEIQRVEIVKGAASSLYGSSAIGGVVSAITREISAFPRTMVNAYYGFYDKPFYQEWNWSDEFRPFNGVTVSHSNSFNNFGLNLSLTRLEDLSYRRDDFSKKYIGFLKMQYVFSPKSSLMFLANSFNKRAGNFLYWKDSRNALINSDFVSANRIETNRYLLGLVYKNLLSDETILFIKGSYYRNNFSDNSVPSNISNSHLYRFETQVTSGLNKNIILTSGAEVIPSKVNSSLFGNPDAISAGLYSVADINFDFPLIVSLGLRYDYGKLDSLESSGSLSPKIGFNYKLYENLIFRSSLGTGFRNPTLAEAFTSTSTSGITVKPNPDIKPERNLTIEFGVNYSYQTIFEIDFAVFQNEYYKMIEASVDPSDGLIFFNNLLRARIQGFEIGSTINIIPGILKSNLAYTFLNSKDVEEGKPLKYRPKHSFTGSVEFTNWHFGLGIFFRYQSRVEEIDNELIDLGIVRDGQLRVSIYQTDVSLSYDLISFGLPATVYFNAKNIFNYNYVELVGNLKPIRNFSFGFNLIL; encoded by the coding sequence ATGAGCACAATCTTTTTAACATTCTTAATAATTTTTTCGTTTATAAGTTATTCACAATCATTCGAACTAACCGGGCGAATAACCGATCCGGAGTTTACTCCGATTCCCGGAGTTAATGTCTATCTTCTGAATACATCTTTTGGTGATGCGACTAACGAAAAGGGATATTTTCAAATTAAAAATGTTCCTGCCGGAAACTACGAATTAGAAATTTCTGCAATTGGTTACGCTAAAAAGCGACAGAAAATTTTCATCAACAAAAATATGAATATTGATTTTATACTTATTCCGGAAGCAATAAAAACAGATGAGATAATTGTTACTGCCGGAAAGTATGAACAAAAAAAATCCGAGCTTCCGGTAAGCACAGAAATTATTTACGGAACTAAACTTATCGAAAGAAATTTTCGCAATCTTGAATCAGCAATGCGTTTTGTTCCTGGTGTTAATATGACTGAAGACCAGATAAGCATTCGTGGCTCGAGTGGTTATAGTCGTGGTGCTGGTGCAAGAGCATTAGTTACAATTGATGGACTTCCTTTTTATACCGGCGACACTGGCGAAATAGTTTGGGAAATGATTCCAACAACTGAAATTCAAAGAGTTGAAATAGTAAAAGGCGCTGCCAGTTCTCTTTATGGTTCGTCAGCTATTGGTGGTGTTGTAAGTGCCATCACAAGAGAGATTTCAGCTTTTCCAAGAACAATGGTAAATGCTTATTATGGATTTTATGATAAACCATTCTATCAGGAATGGAATTGGTCAGATGAATTCAGACCATTTAATGGAGTTACAGTTTCTCATTCAAACTCATTTAATAATTTCGGATTAAATTTATCTTTAACGCGACTTGAAGATTTAAGTTATCGTCGGGATGATTTTTCAAAAAAGTATATTGGCTTTTTGAAAATGCAATATGTATTCAGTCCAAAATCATCATTGATGTTTTTAGCTAACTCATTCAATAAAAGAGCGGGAAATTTTCTTTACTGGAAAGATTCGAGAAATGCATTGATTAATTCTGATTTTGTTTCTGCAAACCGTATAGAAACAAACAGGTACTTACTTGGATTAGTTTATAAAAATCTTCTGAGTGATGAAACGATTTTGTTTATAAAAGGAAGTTATTACAGAAATAATTTTTCTGATAACTCAGTACCATCAAATATTTCGAATTCACATTTATACAGATTTGAAACTCAGGTTACTTCGGGTTTAAATAAAAATATTATTCTTACATCAGGCGCTGAAGTCATTCCATCAAAAGTAAACTCAAGTTTATTTGGAAATCCTGATGCAATAAGTGCTGGTTTATATTCTGTAGCAGACATTAATTTCGATTTCCCACTCATTGTTTCTTTGGGATTAAGATATGATTACGGTAAACTTGATTCGTTAGAATCTTCCGGTTCGCTTTCACCTAAAATTGGTTTTAACTATAAGTTATATGAAAATCTTATTTTCAGATCTTCACTCGGTACAGGTTTCAGAAATCCAACTCTTGCTGAAGCTTTTACTTCAACATCAACAAGTGGAATAACAGTTAAGCCAAATCCTGATATCAAACCTGAAAGAAATTTAACTATTGAATTTGGAGTAAACTATTCCTATCAAACTATATTCGAAATTGATTTTGCTGTATTCCAAAATGAATATTACAAAATGATTGAAGCAAGCGTTGATCCATCCGATGGTTTGATATTTTTTAACAATCTTCTGAGAGCAAGAATACAAGGTTTTGAAATCGGTTCAACTATAAACATCATTCCAGGAATTCTTAAATCAAATTTGGCTTACACTTTTTTGAATTCAAAAGATGTTGAAGAAGGAAAACCATTGAAGTACAGACCAAAGCATAGTTTCACTGGCTCTGTGGAATTTACAAACTGGCATTTTGGATTGGGAATTTTTTTCAGATATCAAAGCAGAGTTGAAGAGATTGATAATGAACTTATTGATTTGGGAATTGTTCGCGACGGTCAATTGCGGGTTTCCATTTATCAGACGGATGTCAGTTTAAGTTATGATTTAATATCATTTGGATTGCCTGCAACGGTTTATTTTAATGCTAAAAATATTTTTAATTATAATTATGTTGAGCTGGTTGGTAACCTTAAACCGATTAGAAATTTTTCATTCGGATTTAATTTAATCTTATAA
- a CDS encoding T9SS type A sorting domain-containing protein has protein sequence MKTLIIICCFSILSYAQYLNVRVDSPTSNQPEEVSIAINPVNPNYLSAGANINHFFRSSDGGYNWSTSFLSSSFGVWGDPVVVYDELGYLYYGHLSNPPFPGYWIDRIVIQRSTDNGLSWNDGAGIGFLSPKNQDKEWIAVDMHSSQFKGNVYVCWTEFDDYGSSSPNDSSRIKFSRSTDKGLTWSNAITISDRSGDCIDSDNTVEGAVPCVGPNGEIYVSWAGPLGLVFDKSTDGGLTWGTDIFVSNIPGGWDFDVSGIYRCNGLPITACDTSQSQYRGNIYINWSDQRNGTNNTDVFFVKSTDGGNTWSSPLKVNDDNTNRHQFFTWMTIDQTTGAIYIVFYDRRNTSGNATDVYVARSTNGGETFTNFKVSESSFIPSSNIFFGDYTNIAAFNKKVYPIWMRLDGSALSVWTAIINDSLVFVPVELESFTASKLDDKKVLLSWQTASEINNRGFEVQRKFHNSDYVTIGFVDGKGTTSEKQYYNFTDTPFEDGVYSYRLKQIDYDGKFQFSNEVEINLQTVSFLFLEQNYPNPFNNRTVLRFATADTRWITLKLYDMLGREVLTFVNEILEPGIYEREINFSEYSFPTGMYFYELNDGRSTIVKKLIYMK, from the coding sequence ATGAAAACATTGATTATCATTTGTTGCTTCTCCATCCTTTCATACGCACAATACCTTAATGTTCGTGTTGATTCACCCACAAGCAATCAGCCAGAGGAAGTTTCAATTGCAATAAATCCGGTAAATCCAAATTATCTTTCAGCAGGAGCTAATATCAATCACTTTTTCAGATCTTCTGATGGAGGTTATAACTGGAGTACTTCATTTTTATCATCATCCTTTGGAGTTTGGGGTGATCCCGTTGTTGTTTATGATGAACTTGGATATTTGTATTACGGTCATCTTTCCAATCCACCTTTCCCGGGTTACTGGATTGATAGAATTGTTATTCAGCGATCAACTGATAATGGTCTAAGCTGGAATGATGGTGCAGGAATAGGTTTTCTGAGTCCTAAAAATCAGGATAAAGAATGGATTGCAGTTGATATGCACAGCAGTCAATTCAAAGGGAATGTTTATGTGTGTTGGACAGAATTTGATGATTATGGAAGTTCAAGTCCAAATGATTCATCAAGAATAAAATTTTCGCGCTCAACTGATAAAGGATTAACCTGGAGTAATGCAATAACAATAAGCGATCGAAGCGGAGATTGTATCGACAGCGACAACACTGTTGAAGGTGCAGTCCCTTGTGTTGGACCGAACGGTGAAATTTATGTTAGCTGGGCAGGACCACTTGGTTTGGTTTTCGATAAATCAACAGACGGAGGATTAACCTGGGGAACTGATATCTTCGTCAGCAATATCCCAGGTGGTTGGGACTTTGATGTATCCGGAATTTACCGTTGCAATGGCTTACCAATTACTGCTTGCGACACAAGTCAATCACAATATCGTGGTAACATTTATATAAACTGGTCTGATCAGAGAAACGGAACAAATAATACAGATGTCTTCTTTGTTAAATCAACTGACGGTGGAAATACCTGGTCATCACCTTTAAAGGTAAATGATGATAATACTAATCGTCATCAGTTTTTTACCTGGATGACAATTGATCAAACAACAGGAGCCATCTACATTGTTTTTTATGACAGAAGAAATACATCTGGCAATGCTACAGATGTTTATGTTGCCCGCTCAACTAACGGAGGTGAAACATTTACTAACTTTAAGGTAAGTGAATCTTCATTTATTCCATCATCAAATATTTTCTTCGGCGATTATACAAACATTGCTGCATTTAATAAAAAAGTTTATCCGATTTGGATGAGGTTGGATGGTTCTGCACTTAGTGTTTGGACTGCTATTATTAACGACTCACTTGTTTTCGTTCCTGTTGAACTTGAAAGTTTCACCGCTTCAAAACTCGATGATAAAAAAGTTCTTTTATCCTGGCAGACAGCAAGCGAAATAAATAACAGGGGATTCGAGGTTCAGCGAAAATTTCATAATTCTGATTATGTAACAATAGGATTTGTTGATGGAAAAGGAACAACTTCTGAAAAACAATATTATAACTTTACAGATACACCATTTGAGGATGGAGTATATTCTTACAGATTAAAACAAATTGACTATGATGGAAAATTTCAGTTCTCAAATGAAGTTGAAATAAACCTTCAGACTGTTAGTTTTCTTTTTCTCGAACAGAATTATCCAAATCCTTTTAATAACAGAACTGTACTAAGATTCGCAACAGCAGATACCAGATGGATTACTTTGAAGTTGTATGATATGCTTGGCAGGGAAGTTTTAACTTTTGTCAATGAAATTTTAGAACCAGGTATATACGAGAGAGAAATTAATTTTAGTGAGTATAGTTTCCCAACAGGAATGTATTTTTATGAACTTAACGACGGCAGATCAACTATTGTAAAAAAGCTGATTTACATGAAATGA